A single Nostoc sp. PCC 7107 DNA region contains:
- a CDS encoding sucrose-phosphate phosphatase — MKQFLFITDLDYTLIGDDDAMAKLNQQLELHRQQYSTKIVYSTGRSPFLFQKLAKEKTLLDPDILVCSVGTEIYINGSRDPDYTWSDKLSQAWDRDLVKTISATFTELKPQPESEQRDFKVSYLLEEKIAGKVVPELERSLLEKGLDIQVIYSGGKDLDILPRHANKGMAMTFVRQHLEIDIAKTVACGDSGNDIALFANREEKGIIVGNARPELLDWHKANPNPNRYLATAKFANGIEEGLHYFGFFE, encoded by the coding sequence ATGAAACAGTTTCTTTTCATCACAGATCTGGACTATACACTGATAGGTGATGATGATGCAATGGCAAAGCTAAATCAGCAGCTAGAATTGCATCGTCAGCAATATAGTACTAAAATTGTTTATTCCACAGGTCGTTCACCTTTTCTTTTTCAAAAACTTGCCAAAGAAAAAACCCTATTAGATCCAGATATACTGGTTTGTTCTGTAGGTACAGAAATTTATATCAATGGTAGTCGAGACCCAGATTATACATGGTCTGATAAACTTTCTCAAGCTTGGGATAGAGATTTAGTAAAAACAATATCTGCAACTTTTACTGAATTGAAACCTCAGCCAGAAAGTGAACAAAGAGATTTTAAAGTTAGCTATCTTCTGGAAGAAAAAATTGCTGGAAAAGTCGTACCAGAGTTAGAACGTTCTTTGTTAGAAAAGGGATTAGATATTCAAGTTATTTATAGTGGCGGTAAAGATTTAGATATTTTGCCACGTCATGCAAATAAAGGTATGGCTATGACCTTTGTACGGCAACATTTAGAAATAGATATAGCAAAAACCGTTGCTTGTGGAGATTCTGGTAATGATATTGCTTTGTTTGCTAACAGGGAAGAGAAAGGTATCATTGTCGGTAATGCAAGACCAGAATTGCTCGATTGGCACAAGGCTAACCCAAACCCAAATCGTTATCTAGCAACAGCTAAGTTTGCCAATGGAATTGAAGAAGGATTGCACTATTTCGGATTTTTTGAATAG